Below is a genomic region from Citrobacter europaeus.
AGTCTCTCTTATCGGTACCATTTTTCCTCCTGTGTATGCCATACCTGCTTTTATCGGGTGCGCCATTTTCGGGGCGGTACTTTTAAGGCCGGTACGTCTTTATCTGGCCGCAGCGCAGGTGGATATCTCACGCCATTGTGCCGTCGTGGTGGGTATCTCGCTGTTTGCGGTAACGGGTTTGCTGATACTTATGGCACCTCAGGTCTGGATGACACGTATCGGAATGCTGTTTATGTGCAGTTTTTTGCTGCAACTGGGAGTGATGGATGCGACCAGCGGTTGGTTGCCCCGACCGTTTACCGCAGCCTGTTTATGTAGCGGATTATTGTTCTGTCTCGCTTTTCATCGGGAGCCGGAACTTCGCTTTATGGAAACTGCGGCGATGGCGGTGGTGATGGGGTCTATTTGTCACGGTGTTAACCGACGGCGACCTCAGCTTGGCGTGGGAGATGTCTGGCTGGTTTGTGCCCTGGTAGGCTGGATGGGGGTAACGGATGCACTGCAGGCGGCGTTTTTTGGGCTGAGTGGTTTTATGTTGTGGCAGTGGATAGTCCATCGGGACTTTCTGCGTTGTGGGGTTCTGGGCCCCTGGCTGTGTGCAGGGTGCATACCAGTCATTGTGGATAGGTTGTACCAGCCTGAGTGGATACTGAGATGAAAAAACAAAAACATGATGGCGGCTTTGTGGCGATGAGCGTGGGAGCCGGGTTACTCATTGTTCTGGTGATGGCCTCGTTGGCTGCCCGACATATGGGAGATTATCTGAAATCCCGTGAGTGGCAGGTTGTAGCCATGCAAACCAATCGTTTCACTCAGGCAGTCTCATCCTATGTCGGAAAGTTTTATCCGACTGTGCTGGCATCAGCGACCACAACTACACCTGCCGTGGTAACAACTCAAATGCTGAAGAATACAGGTTTGCTGCCGGCGAGCTTTAGTGAGACCAACAGTTATGGCCAGCAGTATCAGGCGATGATAGTCCGGAATCAGCAAAATCAGGAGTTGCTTCAGGGCATGGTGGTCAGCCGCGGTGGTCATGCTATGCCCTTTACAGCGCTAAGCCAGATCTCGAAAGACATTACCGCCGGCTTCGGGGGATACGTTGAAGATGGGCAAACGGCGGTGGGAGTGATGCGCAGCTGGCGAATTGCGCTGTCCTCCTACGGAACCAGCACCGGAAAAGGTCATCTGGCCGTCATGCTGAGCACAGATGACCTGTCAGGTGCGCGTGAAGACGGGGACAGGCTGTATCGTTTTCAGGTCAATGGTCGTCCGGATTTGAACAAGATGCACACAGCTATTGATATGGGAGGAAATAACCTGAATAGCGTCGGCACTGTTACGGCCAGTAATGTAGCAGGCCAGAATGGGAATTTTGGCGTAAGTCTGGTCAGTAATGGTCCGATCACTGCGGGGGGAGATATTCGAAGCACAGGGGGATGGATTGTAACCCGCAGTGGTAAAGGTTGGATGGATGAAACCCATGGTGGTGGTTTGTATATGTCAGATAACGACTGGTTACGGATCCTGAATAACAAGGGGTTTTATACCGGTGGTGAAATTCGCGGTGGGAAGATTCGCGCGGATGGGGACTTATCGGCAGGCGGTATTTTAACGCTGTATAAGATTAATGTTGCCGGCACTGCTTGTCCTGTAAATGGTGCAATAAGTCGTGATACAGCAGGTGCCACACTTTCGTGCCAATCCGGTTTGTGGAAAGGCATGGCCGGGAGTACTGTGAAAACCGGACTGATCGCCAACGGGCAGCAGATACCTCTGCCCCCGGGATTTAGCCAGAATCAGTGCTCATGGAGTGTCAGTAATGCGCAAAACCCCCATGGCTGGAAGCCTAATTATTACGCAGGTTCAGTGGCATATGTGGATATAAACCGCATTGTTAGATGCGGCTATTATGACGAGTATAATTTCCATGTTGGTACAAATCGAACTGATTTGAGCGGACAGTGCAGTTACATCATCAGTTGTCAGTAATGGCTAGAGCACCTGATGTTTTTCTGTAGATTAATGTCAAATGTTGCTCTTAAAAACAGCTGGAGTAAGCCGCTATTCAAGGTAATCACTTGAGTCGAACTGCAAAACATTTGACATTATCCACCGAACAATCACGGTTATCTTCTGTACAGGCATCAGATCCCGTGACAATCCACCCCTGGTTTATCAAGCCTGAACTTACCAGGTACGAAGCACAAATATCACCATAGTTGCTTCCCGATGCTATATTCCAGGTCATGCGCTCCAGCGCTTTAGCACCACCCACCCAACGACCGGATTGGCACGTTTGCCCCAGTGCCAATCCGGTCTGTGGCGTTCCTCTGACCCAGAAGATGGTAGTTACGCATATCTTGGTGCTTTTAAGGGGGTTTTTAGCGGAAACAACACAACCGGAAAGCAATTTAAAATCTATGTATGGGGAGGCAACCCTCCCCCGAGAAAAATCAACTTCGGTAACTCTGATAACTGTGCAAATACGTTTTCACTGACTGCCAGTGTGGGAGGCTTGACGGTGGCAAACTCAGTAGATGGGAATTCTGAGTGGCATAAATCTGGAAGTTTTTCATTTGATGTACCTAATGGAGCATCATTTTCGATTACATCAAATGGCATGATGGCCTATGGATGTGAATACGGTACTTTCAGCGTATTTCGATATCATTAGCTTTTTAATTTTTGGCACACCATGCAATTGCGCGCAGACATGTTCCCCCCGTAACACCACCACCCGTATATATTTGCCAGGCATTCTCTGATGGTGACGGCATGGATAGATCGGGACTATTCCAGCCGCTACCACCACTCCACTTTGAAAGGATAAAACCTCCGGAGACTAGCTGTTTTCCTGTTGGGCAGTAGGCCTTTGAGTAAATGTACTTCCCACACGCATCATTACCTGTAGCCATTTCAAATAAGGACATTTTTTCGCTCGATGTCCAGATACCGGATTGGCACGAACATGTCCTTGCGTTTATTGAGGGAATTAGAGTTTTTCGTTACGGTGGAGAAAAACCTCAATTCCTCTCGCAAAGGTATCTGCAATGTCTCGCCCACAACGCATAAAAAAAATGTCTCTGTCGAAAGCCCTAGATAAGTACTACGCTACTGTGTCTGTGCATAAACGGGGGCATCAGCAGGAATTCTATCGTGTTAGGGTCATTCAGCGACATCCCCTGGCAGAGAAGATGATGGATGAAATCACAACAGTGGATATTGCGTCTTACCGCGATGAGCGGCTGTCTCAGGTGAATACGCGAACCGGACGGTGTATTTCAGGAAACACAGTCCGGCTCGAACTCGCTTTACTGTCATCACTGTATAATCTGGCCAGTGTAGAGTGGGGAACATGCAGAACTAACCCCGTTGAAATGGTTCGTAAGCCAAAAATATCAGGAGGACGGGATCGACGTTTAACATCACAAGAGGAACGGCGCTTATCCCGCTACTTCCAGGAACAGAATCCAGCCCTTCACGCTATATTTCACCTCGCCATTGAAACAGCGATGAGACAAGGAGAGATCTTGTCACTTCGATGGGAACATATCGACCTGCAGCATGGCGTTGCCCATCTGCCAATGACAAAAAACGGCAGTTCGCGAGATGTTCCCTTATCCCGCAAAGCTCGCCATTTGCTACAGGGAATGACGGTCGCACTTAGCGGCAATGTTTTTCACTATTCATCATCTGGTTTTAAAAGTGCCTGGAGGGTGGCTCTGCAGCGCCTGAATATCGCCGATCTTCATTTTCACGATCTGCGTCATGAAGCAATTAGCAGACTGTTTGAACTGGGAACACTCAACGTTATGGAAGTGGCTGCTATTTCCGGCCACCGTTCCCTGAATATGCTAAGACGTTATACCCATCTCAGAGCATACCAGCTTGTCAGTAAACTTGACGCTCGCCAAAGACAAACACAAAAGATTGCTCCGTATTTTGTCCCTTATCCTGCCTGTATTGAATCCGTTAATGAAGGATCAGATGGCTGTTGTGGTTTTCGTGTTCACCTACCCGATTTTGATAATCTTTCAGTGTCAGCGGCATCGAGGGAAAGTGCGCTGGAGGCTGCAGGTGTTCTGTTGCTACGAACGCTGGCTAATGCGGCTCAGCGGGGAGAGCGTGTGCCTCGCCCCGGCGATTTGCCGGAAGGCAAGCATGAGCGGGTAATGATCCATCCTCTTTTGAGTGCTGCCTGATAAATTTGCCGTTACGGATAGTCATTTACGTGATTTATTCTCTTCGTTGAGGAGGTACCCTGCTGCCGTTCATTATCTGCAAAAAAGGACGGAGGGGTGGAGTACGCTTTGTTTGTGATGTTCTGTCTGGCGCTGTATTGCCCGTGTTTTACGTTAATTGCGCTGTTCACGCCCTGGAAAGGGTTTGCTGTATTCAGTGTAACGCATCGTCGCCGTCAATACCGGGCTATACATCTTGCCTTGCTTGATCGGGTGGGGGAGATGGACCGCCGCCAGGCCCGACGCTATCACCAGGCATTTGTTCAGGCGCTGGAGACAGCCCTGATGGCGCGGCCGGTGTGTCCCATTTTTTTCCGTTCACACCTTATGCGGCCAGCCCAGGTAGCGCTTGCCTGTCAGGTTCTTTCACACAGGACGGGATATCGCTGTCGGATCGCTCCCATTACGCTTCCGCGCTGGGAACGTGTTGCTATTGTTGCGCAAATGCTGCTACAGGAGTGGCGGCTTATTCAACTGCCTTCTGAAGAGGGGATAATGGTAGTCATTCATCGTTTGCCGGAGTAAATCTTTTTTTCAGAATTATATTTTTCTGTCGATTTCACGTCGACATGGTTTTAATCTTCTTCATACATTAGATCAAACCGATCGAAATATTTCATTATACCTGATGAATAAATGAGATTAATCTTTCTATTACATTGGAGCGCAGAACTTGAAAAAATGAAATGAGTTGAATTTCACTCTTTTGTATCCAGTAAAATATTTAAGGTTGTCAATATGAATGCAACTTATAACGCACTAATTGCATTAATGCGATCTGGTGAAATACCACTTGAATCGGGGGCATCAGTACCTGCATCCAGTGCACAGTTTTCAGTAAGAATACGGCCGGAAACTCGGGTATTTCTGGACAGGTGCGCAGAGCATCTGGGTATATCCCGGGCCGCTATGTTTGGTATGTGTATTGATGGCATTGTAGCAGAGGCGAGAGAGAGTATAGCGGACAGAACGTCCACGCTTTATGAGCGATTCTGTCTGCTGTTGGATGCTCATGGATTAAATGTTATCGAACAGGCACAGCTACTGGCTTCCTGGGGAATAAGGGCCAGTGTATTAGCGAGTCAGGATAGGACGCTTGATCTCCTGAATAAACCTTTGCTGCAGCAATTGTCGACATGGTTTGATGTAGACGTTAACTGGCTGCTGGGAAACTCTTCCTATCCGGTAGATATGGCTGACGGGCAGCGCGACTGGGCTGTGCAGACCCCCTCTCTGTTATGCCGTCTGCAGTCAATTCAGTCAGTGGATCCGGTTGAGTTAATTTTCTTCTGGCAGCAGGGGCGTAAACCTCAAAGTGTGGGGTTGTGTCTGCGCTATCGCCCCCTTATTTCAGGTGAGCCGATCGGGATCCTCAGGGTATATCAGGCACTAAACTGGCAGGATGAGCAGGTTCAGCAGGCATATAATCAATTGCGGCGTATAACCAGTATCACTCCTGGCGGGTATACAAAAAATAAAGTAGAAAAATATCCTCCTATCCGAATGCGTTATTTCACTTTCTCAGCGCGACAAATGCAGGCATTGGATAATGGGGCGGTTATTCCTGCCATGATATTCGATAAATCTAAGGGTGAATATCCAGGTATTTCCTGATTAATCAATTTTTTATTGAAAAATGGCGCCAGTAATTTCCGACGCAGCATCGGTCAGGCGGTCTTTTTATCTTAAATATGTAGCGTTTATATTTGTGGTTAAAGATGAAAAAAGAAATTCAAATCACGGCAGTTTTAACTGAAGGAAGACCTCTGCTTGATTAGTCACCAACAGAATCGCCACCTGGCGGCTGTAACCTGATACAGTCCCTCCCTGGATTTCACGTCGCACGCAAAGTTATCAGCAAGTGAAACCACTGAAATTACCTAAAAAATGTGGTGAATCCGATAAATCGGATTGAAATCAGAAGTGATTCTGTTGAGTACATATCCAGCCATAGAGTAAATTATTAGGTCGCGTTTCTGGCGTGCATTCTTCGGGTGGTTTGTTACTGTTTTTACCGTCGAGCCGCCAGAAACGCTCTGGCCGTCTCAATAGTAGAGTGAAAGTCTGAGCTAATACCCGCAATGAGCAAGCGGAAGTTTGCCATCGCTCTCATTGATGATGATGGTCACCTCGGTGGCAGGATAGGAAGTGTTGTCATTCAATCTATCAGGTTGCATGTTCATCAATATAAGTGCGTTCAGCAGCGGTAAGTCACCTTAACGTCATTTCACGTAAATTAAGGGTTTCCCTGTTGCAGAATTCCATTCTACATTAACAAACAGACCCTGGTAATAACTGCTTTCGCTAATACAGACTATATCCTATATCCATTCGCTGATGCTCATGTCTCGAAGCCGTGGAGATTAAGTGTTACCCTCAATTTATTCTTAGACTTGTGGAAAAAAACTATGGGACATTGCATATATTGCCGTGAAGAAAAAGATGATAGTGAGTTTACTTTGGAGCACGTTGTCCCGCAGTTTCTGGGTGGGGCGTATGCTCCCGACTTTCTGAAGACTCGGTGCGTGTGCAAAAGCTGTAACAGTAACCTTGGGTTATTTGTCGATGCGTCTTTCGAGAAGAATTGGATGGTTACTAATTGGCTGCAACAAGCGTCATCAGCATTTTATGATAAGGATAATCCAGTAGGGGTGTCTCTTTCGTGCATGGGTAACACTGACCTATGTCCTCCCGATCTTCCAGAGGGGCACGTCTGTGAAATGTGGATGGGACCGCATGGTGAACAGGTGTTTTGGCTTCGCCCGCACGACGAGAGATTATCTGCGTATGTGGGCGGAAATCCGCGGACCATGAAAAGTATTGATACAAGAGCGTATTTCTTATTTTCCGAAAATACATCCAAGGATCCACTCAAGACATGGCTGTCGTTTGAGCAAGCATTTCGTGGCCGGAGGGTCAAAAAGGTTCTTTGCGGTGAGGTTGGGGGTGTTGATCCTGCCAGCATTGGATTTGAGCAACCTGATCAATTGGATATTGCACGCAAAGAATTTTTCATAGCCAATACTGAAGGTAGGCAAATGCGGAAAATGCAGGTCCCGGTTCACAAGAGGTTTGATCAGCGTTTTCTTTGTAAACTTGCAATAGGCGTTGCGTTTTGTCTTTTTGGATCTAAAGTACTGGATTCAGCTTACTGCAAAGAGTTATACAAAGGTCTCTGGCATCGAGAAGGCAATGATAAACCTGAAATTCGTGGTAGTACATGTTTCTCCAGGAAAGGCAACCCGGACTTCAATCGCCTTGTTGGTTTCCCTAATGCAGTAACCCTTGTGTTGCTTTCAAACCAGGACGGCGTCTCACTCAATCTAAATATAAACTCAGAACTAAATTGGACTATTTTGTGTGCATCCAATGAAAATCTAACGACAGATGATTTTGCAAAGATTGAGGATGGGCAGATCCTAGTGCTCGTACGCGCTCTTAAAACTGGGGTTTATCTTGATCTCCCGTTTTATCTCGCCTGTAAGTCAGGAATCACTTCACACCCAGAACTGAGTAACATTCTTGAGCGGTCGGAGACAAGCAAAACATGAATTTGGTTTAAGCTGTGCGCTGTCTACCATCAATCCCGACAAATGGCTGTGCATAACCGTCTGTGGCTCTCAGCAGATTGGCGGTTGTCATCATGTATGCTATGAGTTAGGAGCGTATTTTTTGTCGATTACCGTGCTAAATGTCAGGAGAGAGTGCTCCATAGCTGAACTATTTCGCACGATTGACAACGCCTACATACGTGCCTAAATGGTATGCCGAGGTATGGGCCGACAAAGCCAATAGAGCATATATCTGAACCGATAGAAGTCCTTGCCACTGCATGTAATAGTTAAACTCAAAGAGGCTCGCTTAATGCGGGCTTCGCAGAGCTTATTTCATCTTTCATATGTACACCACATCCAGGTTTTCTCCTTTCATCTTCTCCTCCTGGATGTATCTGACCTGCTAAATAGAGCAGTAGAAAGCATGAGTATTCGGGCGAATAATACGTGTAATATGTCTTCAGGATTTCAATATTGGTTCAGCATTTTGCTGACCCGCGCAGCAATAGTTTCGCAAGGAAATAATAAATGTTCATTGATGCTTTTATGGCATGGGTGCATCACGCCTGGGGTGTATATTTCAATAAACCTGACCCCTACGTAGGTGTTGTAACGGCAATTGGGGCGCTTGTCACTGCCCTGGCATTAGTGTATACGGCAAAAGCAGCCAGGGCGGCATCGAAGAGCACTAAAGTAGCCCAGGAAGCCCTCGACCATACGATGAATAACACGCGTCGTGATGAGTTTACCCGCCATTTCACGCTATTACTTGAACAGCATAATGACCAACTTGAGATTGTTAAGGACTATCTGGATAGTAGAGATGGTAAAGCATTTTTTGAGTCTGTAAGAGATTCGATTACCCTTAAGCAAGCTCATGAGTTAATGCATGGCCATAGTTACATCAGTCCCTACATGCGAGTTCTCTATCATTTATTGAAATACATCGATAAAGCGTTTTATAAACCAGATGCCCTTCCTGAAGAGAAAAAAGGTTTCTCATCATTGATTCGCTCGCTCATACGGAATGACGTGTTGTATCTGGTTGCATTGAACTCAGCTTTAACGAATGACCTGGGTGAGCTAAATCAATATGCTAAATATCAGAAATTACTACATGAATTTTCTTTTTTTGAACACGCGCAATTTTATAAAACACTGGCAAATGAGAGTATAAGTGTAACAAAGATATTTGAGGATATTAAATCTAAAAATAGTCAGGATATCATGTCAACAATTGAAAGGATTATTGAGGGAAAACCGGTGGGAAAAAGTAAAATACAATTTCCACTCCCGCTTGTTGTTTCCTCGCTGTATGAAAATCCATCGCATAGATTTTCTGAGGAATATTTGTTTAATTTACATAATGAATTTTCCGTAAAATATCACCATCAAAAGTCAATACTTCTTAAGAAGTTGAGCGATGATTTAAAAATTGAGAATTTTTTCAAAGGGTTCCTTGATAGGCACGCGATCCTCACTACACCCGAGGAAAAATATGAAATCTATGAAAATAATAATCTATCCTCTGACAAGTTAGAAGAGTCCCCTCTGGTTGATAAAAATTATATTCTTGAAGAGTTGAAAAAGTATAGAGAACCTCATTATAAAAGTAATGAAAATATACTGTTTTGCAAGTTAAATGAAAGAGGGTTGCCATTAGTTTACTTTTCATACTCATTTGACGAAGAATGCCGGGATTATTTAAAAAGAAATAGTCATAAAAAAGCTTTAGAAGCAGACGAATACTGGCAACAGGTTGAAATTATTATAGCTTTCTGGAAAAGTTATGAAGATGAAATAGCTTCTAAGCGTGTTTCCTGACTGTATTATGGTGCTAAAAACAATTGGGGCTTGCCCACTTTCTGGCGTATATCTTCTGTTCCCCCAATCAACAAGTTGGGCAAATACTTTTTAGGAGACAGTTTTAAGCCTTACCGGGTGGGCATCTGTTGCATTGTCCGCTTAATCCGGCATCTGGCCAGGTAACCATGCTGAGTCCTGAAAAGAGGAGGTATTTCCTGTGACCATCGACTGGGCTACACCTGTAGCGACTGTATTTGCGAGGCGAACGCATAACGTCAATACAGGGGACCACATGGAAAACAGAATATGGCCTACGGTAAACCTGATTTTTAACCAGGCCTGACGGGAGGCTTTGAGCGAGAAGTGGATGTTCGGAATGAATACTGACATTGGGGTATCTTGAGCTATGGGAAGCGGATCGGTAATAACTCACACCTGTCAGTTTCTTCTGAGTATTTTTCGCTCAGTTGATGTAGTTGTCTGAGCTCCATTCCACGTTGGGAAAACAAAACCGCTATACTGGCTTGCAATTGCGGCAGCGAGCTCTCTTCAGTTAACTGGCGTAGACAAAGTTCGACCAGTGAAGCTTCTGGCAATTGGACGCTTGGAACATGCATTATTGGGAGATAGTGTGCGATGAGTAAGCTGTTATTCCATCTGGCGGCATGGTGCGCTCGTCGTTGTTCGCAGCCTGACGTTGATGTGGCAAGGACCGAGCGACCGGACGAAGGGATTGGAGCGGAGGTGCCTATACGGACAGCATCCGAAGATCGCCTCAGAAGGGTTGAATTCGCGGCTCGTATAGCTGATGTGCTTTCGGAGCTTAGTTTGCGCGAGGGCCGAGTGTTTGCAATTCGCGGGGGATGGGGTTTTGGCAAATCATCACTGAAAAACCTCATCACCGAACGCCTCGATGCCAAGAGCAGCGGGGCTGACTGGCTCGACTTCAACCCCTGGCAATGGGGGGACGGCGATGCAATTGCCGGGGCGCTATTTAGCCAGATAGCAAATAGCTTGGGAGGCGAGCATTCAAAGGCGGCACTTGATCGTGCCGAAGCACTGCGACGCTATGGCGCGCTCCTCACCGGGGTGGGTAAGCCTCTTAAAGAGGCTGGGGGGGAAGGCTCTCTAACCTCGATGGTGCTAACAAATACCTCGGTTATAGCGATCGCGTCAGCCATTGGATTTAGCCTTCCGGCGGTCGCAAAGGTTGCGATTATTCTTGCTTTTCTCTCGGTTGGAGTAACTTTTGTCGGACGCGTGCTGTCGTATCTCGGGCGTGATCATAGTGACGAGTCACTCGATAAGGTACGTAGATCGCTTGAAGCCCGCCTTCGCGAACTTGACCGGCCGCTGGTTGTCTTCGTCGATGACATTGACCGACTCGAGCCTGAGCAGATCAGGATGCTGCTTCGGCAGGTAAAGGCGAATGCGAATCTACCGAATATTGTTTTTGTGCTCCTGTTCCAGCCCAGTATTGTAGAAAGGGCACTCGATCCGGTCGCTGATGGGGACGGCAGAGCATTCCTTGAGAAGATCGTACAGGTTAGCTTTGATTTACCGGCCTTCCCGGCATCGTTCGTGCATCGTATTTTCAAGGAAGAACTCTCTGCAATAGTGGGGCCCTACGCAACTGAGGCCAACGGGTTCTCTCAGAGACGATGGGGGAACGCTTGCATTGGCTGTATCCAGCCCCTGCTTCGTAACATGCGTGATTCACGTCGCCTCATCTCGTCCATTGCTGTACACATGCCACTGCATGTGGTTGGCGACGTTTTCGAAGTGAACATTGTAGATTTCTTGCTTCTGGAGACACTGCGGGTCTTCGAGCCAGACCTCCACGAAGCACTGTTCCGTGACCGAGGATTGGTTCTCCAGGAAAGGCGTTTTTACAATGATGGTCGGCGGGAGTTAGACCAGGCAGAGGCTAAAGCGCTCCTTGAGACAGTCTCAGAGGAGCGCCGTAATATCATTCGTGATGTGCTCAAAGATTTATTTCCTCCCCTCGAATGGGCATATGGAGGGACAAGCTATGCAGACGACTCCCATCGCCACTGGTTGGCGGAGAAACGAGTATGCACATCACGCTACTTCCCACGTTACTTTGAGCTCCAGACGATGGTCGGAGAATTATCTGAGCGCCGTTTTGTTGATTTTCTCGATGCAACAGCGACAGAGGACGAATGCTCTGCGTCAATCTCTACCATCGAAACTGACGGGCTGCTGAGTTCGCTCGTTGCGAGGCTCGACGAATCCGTCGACCGATTACCTTCCGAACACGCTGCAGTTTTGCTCCCAGGGATGTTTGGACTCGCTGAACAATTCGCAGGCACGAACAGCGGCACTTTCGACTCGCCATATATGGCAGCATGGCGAGCGACTAGTTGGTATCTGAAGCGCATACCTGAGAATGTTCGAAGCCATTTAGCACTCGATGCACTTCGTAAAACCGAAGCGCTATCCGTTGCCTCGATCCTGATTCATCTCAGTGATCCCTCCGATCGGAATGAGGCTGATAGTAGACCCTTCGATCCAGCGTTAGATCTCAATACCGTTGTGGCAATGAAGACAGAATGGCTGCGGCTGATAAGGGGCCGAGCAGCAGATGGCGACGCGCTGATGGCTGAACCGGATCTCCTATCCCTGCTCTACCATTGGAAAAAGTATACCGATTCAATTAACGAGCCACGAGAGTGGATGATGAACGCTATTCAAACTGATCAGGGCTTCGCAACCGTTGCCACACGCTTCATGAGTCGGGGCATGAGCCACACGCATGGTGATTGGGTCTCAACGCAGCACAACAGTTTCAACAGAGAGACAGTTAACGATTTTATTGGCATTGAAGTGGCGAAGGCCAGATGCGATGCAATTAATCCCGCCCAGTTTCCTGAGCATGAAGAAGCTCTGCGAACGCTGCTTAGGTACCTCGAAAAGTGGCTTGGATTGAGACCAAACGACGCTTCCGATTTCTAGAACTCTGTAACAGCAAAACCTCAATCAAGGCATTCTGCTGCAAAAATCTCACCTAAGTGGAGTATGCGATTTTAGATATCTGACCTAACGTCTCATATCGTTTGAGATGTCTGATTCTGGCATGGAGGAGATCGTCAGCTCAGGTCCGGAACTGTGCCACATTGGTGTCAGGCCAACTCTGAGCTGATGAAGCTAATATGATTTTGTCAGAGAGGCTGCAGTTTTTCTGTGTTCCTGACATTTATCTGGATCCCTTTATTTTCACTTTTCAGTTTTGATTTGTCTGTCGTATTCGCTGAACGGTTTTTTCATAGTCATGGCGAAAACCGTTTTCCGGAGAACTTTTACCATGACGACCACGACGGCATCTTCTGTCGGTATTCCGTCAGATAATGATTTACCTTTATCCGCTCACCTCACTGAACCTGCCGGACCGGCTATTGATACGTCGGAAATCCCTGTTACAACAGACAGTTCAGCACAGTCAGCTGCACACCGACTGGGGGGAAAGGGGAGTCGTCTGTGGCATCCTTCTTCAGACCGCCGTTCTTTCATATTTAAAGTGTCATCCGTTCTGGTGTACTGCGTATTACTGGGCGCTGTCTTATACCTCTGGCTGACAGTACGTCAGCAGCAGATACAGCTTACCACCCTTGATGCGGCGTTCCGCAGCGGACAGCTGCAGACACTTCCCGATCGTATGCAGGCCATAGAAGACAGGCAGCAACAATTCGTTCCGAAACTGCAGGGAGAAAAATGGCAGCTCAGCCTGAGTGAGCAGGAGCAGCGCCTTGCCGCGTTTGAGCAGCAATTTTCCACGCTGGTTACAGAGGTTAGAGAGACTCAGGCGGCGACTGCCAGGGCGGTTGCCCGACAGGATGAAACGGGCATGAAGCTCGACGCTGTTCATAAAGCGCTGACTGAGCAGACTTCGCGTATAGATACCCTCGCGTCCTGGAAAGACTCGTGGAGTAAACGCACTGTGGCGACTGCCACGAAGGCGACCCCGTCTCCCGGAGGTGGACAGTCTGCCGCAAAAAAGCCGTCAAAACCACGGGTCATTAAGCCGCCTTTCACACTGGTGAGTATTGAACGCAGGGGAGGGCAGGCTTACGCCGTTATTCTGCCAGCGGGGAACAGTGGCTGGACACAGCTGCGCATGGTAAGCCCGGGAGAGAGTCTGTCAGGCTGGATGCTGGTGAACATCAGCGGTAACCAGGCTGAGTTTCAGGTTAACGGGCAGGCACAACGTTTAACGCTCTGAATCAGGGAGAAATACTGGATGAAACCGATGAAATCAACGTTA
It encodes:
- a CDS encoding putative phage abortive infection protein; this translates as MFIDAFMAWVHHAWGVYFNKPDPYVGVVTAIGALVTALALVYTAKAARAASKSTKVAQEALDHTMNNTRRDEFTRHFTLLLEQHNDQLEIVKDYLDSRDGKAFFESVRDSITLKQAHELMHGHSYISPYMRVLYHLLKYIDKAFYKPDALPEEKKGFSSLIRSLIRNDVLYLVALNSALTNDLGELNQYAKYQKLLHEFSFFEHAQFYKTLANESISVTKIFEDIKSKNSQDIMSTIERIIEGKPVGKSKIQFPLPLVVSSLYENPSHRFSEEYLFNLHNEFSVKYHHQKSILLKKLSDDLKIENFFKGFLDRHAILTTPEEKYEIYENNNLSSDKLEESPLVDKNYILEELKKYREPHYKSNENILFCKLNERGLPLVYFSYSFDEECRDYLKRNSHKKALEADEYWQQVEIIIAFWKSYEDEIASKRVS
- a CDS encoding prepilin peptidase, with amino-acid sequence MTVSLIGTIFPPVYAIPAFIGCAIFGAVLLRPVRLYLAAAQVDISRHCAVVVGISLFAVTGLLILMAPQVWMTRIGMLFMCSFLLQLGVMDATSGWLPRPFTAACLCSGLLFCLAFHREPELRFMETAAMAVVMGSICHGVNRRRPQLGVGDVWLVCALVGWMGVTDALQAAFFGLSGFMLWQWIVHRDFLRCGVLGPWLCAGCIPVIVDRLYQPEWILR
- a CDS encoding site-specific integrase, whose translation is MSRPQRIKKMSLSKALDKYYATVSVHKRGHQQEFYRVRVIQRHPLAEKMMDEITTVDIASYRDERLSQVNTRTGRCISGNTVRLELALLSSLYNLASVEWGTCRTNPVEMVRKPKISGGRDRRLTSQEERRLSRYFQEQNPALHAIFHLAIETAMRQGEILSLRWEHIDLQHGVAHLPMTKNGSSRDVPLSRKARHLLQGMTVALSGNVFHYSSSGFKSAWRVALQRLNIADLHFHDLRHEAISRLFELGTLNVMEVAAISGHRSLNMLRRYTHLRAYQLVSKLDARQRQTQKIAPYFVPYPACIESVNEGSDGCCGFRVHLPDFDNLSVSAASRESALEAAGVLLLRTLANAAQRGERVPRPGDLPEGKHERVMIHPLLSAA
- the pilV gene encoding shufflon system plasmid conjugative transfer pilus tip adhesin PilV translates to MKKQKHDGGFVAMSVGAGLLIVLVMASLAARHMGDYLKSREWQVVAMQTNRFTQAVSSYVGKFYPTVLASATTTTPAVVTTQMLKNTGLLPASFSETNSYGQQYQAMIVRNQQNQELLQGMVVSRGGHAMPFTALSQISKDITAGFGGYVEDGQTAVGVMRSWRIALSSYGTSTGKGHLAVMLSTDDLSGAREDGDRLYRFQVNGRPDLNKMHTAIDMGGNNLNSVGTVTASNVAGQNGNFGVSLVSNGPITAGGDIRSTGGWIVTRSGKGWMDETHGGGLYMSDNDWLRILNNKGFYTGGEIRGGKIRADGDLSAGGILTLYKINVAGTACPVNGAISRDTAGATLSCQSGLWKGMAGSTVKTGLIANGQQIPLPPGFSQNQCSWSVSNAQNPHGWKPNYYAGSVAYVDINRIVRCGYYDEYNFHVGTNRTDLSGQCSYIISCQ